CCTAGAAAGGTCTGACGGTGCTTTTCTTCTGGAAGATCATCATCGGTAAGTTTTTTTCGTTTCCCAAAAGTCATTCCCGCTGGTGCGAGGGCTCTTGAAGGACGATTTCCTTCCTTAAGCTCCTTGCCAAAATGCTTCAGGATATAATCAATCGTGTCACTTGTAATCGAAACAGCATCAACAACAGTCGGAACACCAATAGCGATGACTGGAACTCCTAGTGTTTCTTTACTTAATTCTTTTCTTTTATTTCCTACTCCAGATCCAGGGTGAATGCCTGTATCCGAAACTTGGATGGTAGAATTCACCCTATCAATCGATCTAGCTGCTAATGCGTCAATAGCTATGACAAAATCAGGTTTAGTTTTTTCGACTACTCCAAAGATTATGTCGCTCGTCTCAATTCCTGTTAATCCCATTACCCCTGGAACTAGGGAGCTAACCGGACGATAGCCTTCCTCAACATTTTCTGGCTGTAATTGAAACAAATGCCTGGTGATTAAGAGGTTCTCACAGACCATTGGACCAAGTGCATCTGGAGTAACATTCCAATTTCCTAAACCAACTACGAGACAAGAGGCATCTTTCTTAATCCCTGTTCCTTCTAGAAAGTGAGCAAATTCTTTGGCGAAAATTTCCTCCACCTTTTGTTGTAAAGGAGTGTCCTGCTGCCTAATCCCTTGTACTTCGAGGGTTAAATAGCGTCCTGCTTTTTTGCCAAGCTGTTGTGCTCCTGCATCTGTGATTTCTACTAAGGAGATTTTTATATCATCTATATCTTTTTCTTTAATAATGACTCCTTCAATTTGCGAGAGGTTCTCCCCCTGTTGAACTAAGCCTTCCCTATCAGCAATTACCATTTCTCTCGCTTCAATCGCTAAATCCGTTCGAATTGAATACTGGCTTAAGTCAATATTGGCATTCATGTTGTCCATAAATTATTTATCGCTCCCATCGATTATTTAAAACTAGAAACTTCTTCCTATTTTTGCCCCTTTTCCGCTAAAACATTCAAGTTTATTCTTATATGTAAATAATCTAGTATTGCAAAATAAGGTTTGGTTTGATAAAATATCACTTGTTCTGAATAATTGTGAATGAATGTAAAGTCGAGTTCATATAGTCTCGATTCTTTGTAGGAGGTGAAAGTAATGCCTAACATTAAATCTGCTATTAAGCGTGTAAAAACAAGCGAAGCTCGTAATGCTCAAAATACAACTGCTAAATCTGCAATGCGTACGGCTGTCAAGAAAGTAGAAGCTGCTGTAACTCTTAACGATGCTCCTGCAGCTAAAGAAGCATTCTCTACTGCTGCTAGCAAACTAGACAAGGCTGCTGCTAAAGGACTTATCCATAAAAATGCTGCTGCCCGTAAAAAATCACGTCTTGCTAAAAAAGCTAACACTCTATAATAAGAGAGCATAAAAAAACGATTCCTGATTGGAATCGTTTTTTTATGTCTACCTTTTTATTTTGAACAATAACAGCTCAATTAGTAGTGATTTATTCATGCCGCCCGTTTTCATCTGAAGGTCAGCATTCGCCAGCATGCTCATAAGGTTAGTTAATTCTTCATCTGTAAATTGATTAGCTTGTCCAGCAGCTAACTTTACCCGGAATGGATGAGCCTTTAAATAACCGGCCATTTGCTGTTGACCATAACCTCTCCTTGAGAGCTCCTTCACCTGATAAATAAGCCTGAATTGGCCCGCAAGCAGTGCTAAAATCTTAATCGGTTCCTCATTTTGCTTTAATAAATCGTAATATATTCTAAGTGCGTCTTCTGGTCTTCTTTGCACTACCTTCTCAATTAACGTAAAAATATTTTGCTCAAGGGATCTCGACACTAATTTTTCTACCATAGAAGCATTAATTTGTTTTTCGTCTGCAGCATACAAAGCTAATTTATCAACTTCACTTGTAATCATAAACATATTTGTACCCACAAGCGTAATCAGGAGTTCAAGTGCATCCGGGTCGAAAACAATTCCATTTTTTTTTGCTCTTTCCTTCACCCAATTTTTCAATTCGTACTCATTCAACTTCTTTGCTTCTACTGTAACTGCTGTCCTTTTTAGTTCTTTGGTAATTTTTTTTCGTTCATCGAGCTTTTCATAAGGCGCCGATATAACTAAGACTGTATAGGGGGCAGGTTCTTTTAAATACAACTCAAGCCGCGCTAGATTATGTTCCATTTTATCTTTTGTCTTCTCAGCGGTTAAAAACTTAGGATTATGTAAAAAGATGACTTTTTTCTCACCTAAAAAAGGAAAGGTTTCTGCGTCTTCTAGAGCAGTTTCAATAGGCGTTTCATCTAAATCATACGCAGTAAAGTTAAAATCCTTATCCTCTTCATCTAAAACCTGATTAAGCAGCAATTGCTTCGTTTCATTGATTAAATATGCCTCTGTACCATATAATAAATAAATGGGAGCAATTTCCCGCTGTTTAATTTGTTTCCAAATATCTAATACCATTTTCCAAGCTCCCCTTCGATTCACTTTCCATTATCTATCGTAATGAAGCTTGGACATTTTGACAAGTATTAAAAGGGAATTGACAGCTTTCTTAGAAAGCGCCAATTCCCGATCTATAATGAACGCCTGCAATTAAAGCCCTAGGATCTTTTAATTGCTTGGCGGAGTTACTTGTGTAAATTTAGTGTCACCTTTTTGCTTTAAAGTATTTGTGTCAACTCTTGTCAATATAGGAAGTAGATATTAAAAGCATGCTGGATTTTTTAAGTAAAAAAGCTTATACTATTATGTGAAATAGGAGGGGTATACTATGAATGAATTTGAAAAGAATGTGCAAACTAAACGCAACGACGCAATTGATTCTGGAGTAGGTTTTGTTGTTTCTTTTGGTGTTTTTGCTCTAATGTTTATTATTGCAACCGTTATTAAAGTTGTCGGATCCTAATCTAAATGCACTGCTACATAATTGTTCTTGGAGGCTGTAAACCTTACAGTCTCTTTTACGTTTTCTGATAGGTTATTGCTTTATCTTATGTAAAACCGAAGAAAAGGTTCCACTCTCCTGATAAAACCTATAGGTGATCGCACCATGGTCATCCGTCCTGTATACAGTTGTATTCCCAAGTTGTTCTAACACCTCGCTATGCGGATGACCATAACGATTATGCTCACCAACTGAAATCCATGAGATAGCAGGTTTTATCTTATTTATAAATACCTCACTTGTTGATGTTTTACTTCCATGGTGTCCTGCCTTCAGTACATCTATATGCAAATCAGGATATTTCTTTATTATCCTTTCCTCTCCCTCCTGATCAAGATCGCCGCCAAAAAACCAATTAAGCCCTCCAATTTCCGCCATAATTGCAATCGACCCACTATTCCGCTCACCTTGAAAATTTGCTTCAGGACTTAGAACATAGAATGTGCTCTTTTCATTTTCCCATTGGCTCCCATCAGCGACCATAACAACTTGAATACCTTTATTTTTTGCTTCCTGAATAATGGTTAACTTTGATTTTGATAATTCAGCAACTGATGGCATTAATATTTGTGTAACTTCTATTTCTTTTAAAAGTGCAAGAGTGCCGCCAATATGATCAGTATCACCATGTGTAAGAATAAGTTTATCTAATTTCCTTATCCCCTTTCCTTTCAAAAAAGGGACAACAACATCTCTCCCTACTTCAAATGGTTTTGCTGCCTTTTTCCATTCGTCCTCTTCGAATTGAATGGTTCCTCCCGTATCAATTAAATAGGTACCCTTACCAAATGGGTAATGGATTAAAATACTATCTCCCTGGCCAACATCAATCATTGTGACTTCCCCAAACGGATTGGCCCAATTCCAGATGGTCTGGAAGGTAATCAAGGTAAACGCTAAAAAAATGACAATGATTTTCCTCTTTTGCTGAAAACTCGCTTCCCATATTAGAAAAATGGCGAGGATGATTACCATATAAATTATGAAGAGAAGGATATTTGGTCTTCCGGTTACAAGTTGGGCAAAAGATAGGTCTGCAAGTTTTTCAATAAGGGCATTGGCTAAGGTAATAATTTTCATAAATAAGTTAATCAGAATTGAAGGAGTATCACCAAATATTATTTGAATGAAATACAAGATATATAATCCAGGGAGAAATACAAACGAGAAGAGAGGAATATAGAGAAGGTTAGCAACAATACTTATAAAAGAAATTTCGAAAAAATGATACAGTAAAATCGGCAAAGCTGCTAGTTGAGCAATAATGGAGGTGACAACCATTGCTGAAATACTTTCTTGATACCGCGGGAAAATATTAGTGACAGATAAAATAATGGCATAGCTAACTGAAAACGATAACTGAAAGCCTGCATCTAAAATAATCAAAGGAGAAAATAATACATAAATCAATAGGGTAAGGCTAATGGCATCGATTGGTGACAATTTTATTTGCTTCTTCCATCTTACAACCAATAAAACAAGGAAGATCATTAACACCGCACGAATAACCGAAGGTGAAGCACCTGTTAATATCGCATATATCGGCAACAGAACGAGAAGAAAATTCATCATAAACTGCCTAGTCAATCCGATTCTAATTCCTAAATAAAAAACCATTCCGATTAATAAGGAAACATGAAGACCCGATATTGCCAATAAATGAACAATGCCCGTTTTTTGATAATTTATCAGCACCTCAGGATCAAACATGCTTCTATCTCCAAATATTAATGCAGCTGATAGAGCGGCAATTTCTGAAGGGAAATTTTTTTCGAGGTATTTAATGCCAGTAAAACGTACTTCTTTAATCATGGTTAATGGAGTTGATTTAACTTCAGTACATTTATTAAGTGGGTGATCTTCTAATTCCACTATTTTATAAATCTGTTTTTCAGCTAAATATTTCCGGTAGTTAAAGGCGTTTGGATTTTTGGCAATAGAAGCTTCTGTTAATACTCCCGTTACATGACATAAACGTCCATAAAAATTCGTATCTTTTAGCGCCTTTTTCTCTGCCTCTGTTTTAATTTTATATCGTATTAAAAGCTTTTCTTTATTCTTTATATCCAATGCGATAACCTGGAGCAAATCGCCATCAACTTTGGTATTTTCCGTATATTGTAGATAAAAGGTTGTCAGTGAATCCGGCAGCCTAGTCTTATTATGGGTAATCGTATGGTGACCGGTGAGAAAAAAAGTAAGAAAGAGGCAGATGACAATAAACATTTGTTGTTTAGAATACTTCTTAAACGTATAAAGGAGATAAAAATAAATAATGGAGCAAAGTAAGAAAGGGAGATAAAAGAAAAGTGAGGTTAAAACTCCTAATATGGCCGCAATTGCAAAAAAGAAGCATTTACTATTCATGGTTTTCTCCAATTTGTTGGGGAGTATTTTAACGCCGGTTATACCGGCGTTATTATGGGGGATTATTGACTTATCTTACGAAAATCAATCACTGATTCTTTTAATTCTACCTTTTCGGTATTTACATTTGCTTGTTGGAATAACTCCACTGCATGAGGGTGATTCTTATAATCTTCTGCATAATAGACTGTCTTAATCCCAGCTTGGATTATGGCTTTACAACACTGCAGGCATGGAAAATGGGTAACATAAATTTCCGCTTCAGCTGTGGGGACACCAAATTTGGCACATTGCAGGAGGGCATTCATTTCGGCATGTATCGTCCTTACACAATGATTATCGATGACATAACAGCCTTTATCAATACAGTGGTCTCCACCAGCGATTGAACCGTTGTAACCACCGGCAATAATTCTCTTATCTCTAACAATTGTCGCGCCCACTGTCAGCCGCGTGCAGGTACTTCTTAACGCCAGCAAATGACTTTGAGCCATAAAATATTGATCCCACGAAATGCGTTCCACTTTCTCCAACTCCTCCAAATTTCGATATTTCTCTCTCTTAAGTGTAATATCTTAGACTTTAAATGGTCAATGAGTTTTCTTATTGGATTGTAATTAGATCCTTTAGCTTCTCAAAAGTTTTATCACCAATTCCGCTAATATTTTTCAAATCTTCAACGCTCTTAAACGGACCGCTTGTCTCTCTGTATTCCGTAATCGCTGCCGCTTTTGAAGGACCAATTCCCGGAAGGTTTTGCAACTGTGTTTCATCTGCTTTATTTACATTAACTTTTGCTTCTTTACCTGTACCGCCGCCAGTGTTCGAAGGATTAACAGTTGTTCCTGCAGGTACGTTAATTCCTGCCTCTCCCTTTGCGGGGATATAAATAACCATGGCATCCTGTACATGTTCAGCAAAATTCACCTGGCTCTCATCAGCGTTTTCAGTTAGCCCGCCAGCACGATGGATAACGTCTATTACCCTTTCGCCCTGACTTGTTGAATATACACCCGGCATGGTAACCTGCCCCTTCACATCAACCATAATCATTTCAGGTTCTTGAATTTCTTCTTGTACTTGGGGAATATCCTTCTCTTCCTTTATTTCTTGCGGGACAATATTTTCTACGTCACTTACAGAAGATTTACTTTCTTCTAAGAAATAGAAAATGGCAGCAAAAGCTATCATGACAGTAATGATCACATAAACTTTATGCTCATACATCCAGTCCTTCATAAGTAATCCATCCTTTCAATTGGTATATTTCACTATCATATTTCATATTGTTATTAGAGAATCTGCATGCGAAGGAGGGTCGGAATAATGAAAATTGGTATCATTGGTACCGGTAATATGGGGACTATTTTGGTTGAGGCTTTAATCGATGGAAAAGCAGTTTCCCCTTCTTCAATGGTTATTACAAATAGAACAAAAACAAAAGCGAAGCTGCTTAAAGATAAATATAAGGGAATAAGGGTTGGGGAAAATGCGGCTGAAGTGGCATCTCAATCCGATTTAGTGTTTATTTGTGTTAAACCCTTAGATGTCTATACCATTATTAATGAAATTAACCCACATTTAAATAATAGAAAATGTGTTATTTCCATTACAAGTCCTATTGATACAAGTCAACTTGAAGCAAAGACAGCCTGTTCAGTAATAAGGGTTATTCCAAGCATTACAAACCGTGCATTAGCGGGAGTTTCACTGATAACATACGGTGAACATTGCAGTGAAAATTGGAAAACAAAAGTGGAAAGTATGTTTGCGAAGATTTCGATTCCAGTAAGTATTGAGGAGAATATAACAAGAGTGGCTTCTGATATCGTTAGCTGTGGTCCAGCATTTTTCAGTTATCTATTGCAGCGTTTTATCCTTGCAGCTGTAAAAGAAACGGATATTGATCAAGAAAGAGCAACAGTAATGGCAAGTGAAATGATTGTCGGCCTGGGAGAGTTATTAAAACAAGGCCATTATACATTACCTTCGTTACAAGAAAAAGTTTGTGTTAAGGGTGGTATTACTGGTGAGGGCATTAAGGTAATGGAGGAAGAGCTTGGAGATCTCTTTGAACATATTTTCCAAGCCACACATACAAAATTTAATGAAGACATAGAAAAAGTTAACTTGCAGTTCTATAAGCATTAATTCGCCAAGGTTAGTCAAATTCCTTTATTTATTTTAAAAATAATTTTAAGAAGCCATCAATTTTAATATGATGGCTTTTTTCTTGCAATAAAAAATATTCTTTCTGAATGATCCTGCGGCTCAATATTCTCGAAATCTGCACAAATCTCGAGGATTTCAAAGCCTGCCTCTTTTAACCATTCAGAATACTGTTGAACAGGGTAGGTTCTTTGGTAATGAAGTTCATCAAAACGATCATATTTTCCAGACTGTTCATCTAATATGAAAAAACTCAGTTCATGTTCTACACTATTTGGAAATTCACCGGCAAAGCTATTCCAAATGTAGGATAAATGATCATCTGCTAATGTAAAGGTTTGATTGATAAAAAGCTCAGAAATTTTATAAGTAGAATGGACATCAAAGAAGAATATTCCGCTATTTTTCAGATGACTAAAAGCACTCGAAAAAGTATGTATCACGTCTTCATCAGATTTCAGGTAATTTAAGGAATCACAAAAAATCCCAATAATATTAAACTCTTCGTGTCCTTCTAAATATGCCATATCTTGCTCAAAAAAAGGAATATTCAATCCTTCTTCCTGTGCTTTTGCCTGTGCAACACTAAGCATATCGGCAGACAAATCTACACCAGTAACGGAAAAGCCCTCCTGAGCAAAACGAACGGAGAGCTCTCCAGTACCACATGCCAAATCAAGTAAATGGTTACCATTTACTTGATATTTATTCACTTTTTCTTTTACAAATCTAACCCATTCATCGTATGGAGCATCTTGCATGAGCTCGTCATATAAATAGGCAAACTGCTCATAACTCATGTTGTCAGCTCACTGCGAATATCCTCTAAAGGTGCATCGCCCCATAAGCGTTCTAACTTGTAGTAACTTCTTTCATCACGATGGAATACATGTGCAACCACATCACCAAGGTCAATTAAGATCCATGTGGCTTCATCAAAGCCTTCCATTCTTCTTACATTATATCCATTTTCTTCTGCCTTTTCTTTAATTCCTCTTGCAATTGCCTGTACTTGTTTGTCAGAGTTTCCGTGACAAATAATAAAATAATCGGCAATTAAGGAAATCCCCTGCATATTGAGAGCTAGAATATCTTCAGCTCTTTTATCATCCGCAGCCTTTACTGCAATTTTTAATAACTCTTGATTAGACATTAATCAATCCTCCGCTTCATTACGAGATCATTATATGTTTGAAAGCTTTCCGGATAAACCGGTTGATTCTTTCTCATTAAGAATAGTATTGTATTTTTAACTGCTTGTATTAATGCAGTGTCCAAATTTTCCTTGGCTAAGGCTCTGACTTCATCTACCCCTGGAAAATGGCGGCCAGGTTCAATATAATCTGCTAAATAAATTACTTTTTCCAGCAGAGTCATTCCTGGCCTTCCTGATGTATGGTAACGGATCGCATCCAGTACTTCCTTATCCTTTATCCCAGCTTCTTTTTCGACTAAGTAAGCCCCTGCTGGAGCATGCCACAACTCAGCATGATAGTGAAGTAAATCTTGAGGGAACTTTTGCGATAAAATAATTTGTTTCATTTCATCCTTAGGTCGAAATTTTGCATAGTCATGAAAGATTGCAGCCATTTCTGCTTTTTTTTCATCAGCACCATATTGTTCCGCCAAAGCAATAGCCGTTTCCATGACTCCTAAGGTATGTTGATATCTATGGTCTGTTAATTGGTCTTTAACAATTTTTAATGCCTCTTCACGTTCCATATAAATGATTCTCCCTAATAAAATCAATTACCGAGTCGGGTAATAAATAGCGTACCGTCATGCCTTGTTGTACTCTCTTTCTAATCATACTTGAAGAGACATCGATTGCAGGAACATCCACGTAGGTGATTGGATAATCCGTTTTTGAGCTGTATTCAGGTCTTTCAACACCAACAAATTGGACAAGTTCAATCAGTTCGTCAATTTTATGCCATTTAGGAAGGTACTCTATCATATCCGCACCGATGATAAAATAAAATTGATGATTTGGATACATTTCATTTAATATCCGCATGGTATCGACAGTAAATGAAGGACCCGATCTTTCGAACTCAATTTTTTCAATTTTAAATGCTTCATTCCCTTTGATTGAGAGCTCCAGCATTTGCAAGCGTTCTTGATTTTCAACTGATTCTGATTTCTTCTTATGAGGAGGCTCTTGGTTTGGCATAAACCATACTTCATCAAGATTAAGTTTGGAGAGTACCTCATTAGCGATTAACAAGTGGCCGTAATGAGGCGGGTCAAATGTTCCTCCCAATATCCCAACCTTCGGCATGACGAATCTCTCCTTATGGAAGTGTAATTTGTTTCTTTTCTACCGATTCTTTGTATAGGACAATGGTATTTCCAATAATTTGGACAATGTCTGCATCTGTTCCCTTAGCAAGCTGCTCTGCGACAACGTTTTTATCTTCTTCAC
This Neobacillus sp. YX16 DNA region includes the following protein-coding sequences:
- a CDS encoding YqzM family protein, giving the protein MNEFEKNVQTKRNDAIDSGVGFVVSFGVFALMFIIATVIKVVGS
- a CDS encoding DNA internalization-related competence protein ComEC/Rec2, whose protein sequence is MNSKCFFFAIAAILGVLTSLFFYLPFLLCSIIYFYLLYTFKKYSKQQMFIVICLFLTFFLTGHHTITHNKTRLPDSLTTFYLQYTENTKVDGDLLQVIALDIKNKEKLLIRYKIKTEAEKKALKDTNFYGRLCHVTGVLTEASIAKNPNAFNYRKYLAEKQIYKIVELEDHPLNKCTEVKSTPLTMIKEVRFTGIKYLEKNFPSEIAALSAALIFGDRSMFDPEVLINYQKTGIVHLLAISGLHVSLLIGMVFYLGIRIGLTRQFMMNFLLVLLPIYAILTGASPSVIRAVLMIFLVLLVVRWKKQIKLSPIDAISLTLLIYVLFSPLIILDAGFQLSFSVSYAIILSVTNIFPRYQESISAMVVTSIIAQLAALPILLYHFFEISFISIVANLLYIPLFSFVFLPGLYILYFIQIIFGDTPSILINLFMKIITLANALIEKLADLSFAQLVTGRPNILLFIIYMVIILAIFLIWEASFQQKRKIIVIFLAFTLITFQTIWNWANPFGEVTMIDVGQGDSILIHYPFGKGTYLIDTGGTIQFEEDEWKKAAKPFEVGRDVVVPFLKGKGIRKLDKLILTHGDTDHIGGTLALLKEIEVTQILMPSVAELSKSKLTIIQEAKNKGIQVVMVADGSQWENEKSTFYVLSPEANFQGERNSGSIAIMAEIGGLNWFFGGDLDQEGEERIIKKYPDLHIDVLKAGHHGSKTSTSEVFINKIKPAISWISVGEHNRYGHPHSEVLEQLGNTTVYRTDDHGAITYRFYQESGTFSSVLHKIKQ
- the holA gene encoding DNA polymerase III subunit delta; translated protein: MVLDIWKQIKQREIAPIYLLYGTEAYLINETKQLLLNQVLDEEDKDFNFTAYDLDETPIETALEDAETFPFLGEKKVIFLHNPKFLTAEKTKDKMEHNLARLELYLKEPAPYTVLVISAPYEKLDERKKITKELKRTAVTVEAKKLNEYELKNWVKERAKKNGIVFDPDALELLITLVGTNMFMITSEVDKLALYAADEKQINASMVEKLVSRSLEQNIFTLIEKVVQRRPEDALRIYYDLLKQNEEPIKILALLAGQFRLIYQVKELSRRGYGQQQMAGYLKAHPFRVKLAAGQANQFTDEELTNLMSMLANADLQMKTGGMNKSLLIELLLFKIKR
- the gpr gene encoding GPR endopeptidase, coding for MNANIDLSQYSIRTDLAIEAREMVIADREGLVQQGENLSQIEGVIIKEKDIDDIKISLVEITDAGAQQLGKKAGRYLTLEVQGIRQQDTPLQQKVEEIFAKEFAHFLEGTGIKKDASCLVVGLGNWNVTPDALGPMVCENLLITRHLFQLQPENVEEGYRPVSSLVPGVMGLTGIETSDIIFGVVEKTKPDFVIAIDALAARSIDRVNSTIQVSDTGIHPGSGVGNKRKELSKETLGVPVIAIGVPTVVDAVSITSDTIDYILKHFGKELKEGNRPSRALAPAGMTFGKRKKLTDDDLPEEKHRQTFLGMIGTLEEEEKRKLIYEVLSPLGHNLMVTPKEVDVFIEDMANLIASGLNASLHSNVDQGNAGYYTR
- the comER gene encoding late competence protein ComER; the encoded protein is MKIGIIGTGNMGTILVEALIDGKAVSPSSMVITNRTKTKAKLLKDKYKGIRVGENAAEVASQSDLVFICVKPLDVYTIINEINPHLNNRKCVISITSPIDTSQLEAKTACSVIRVIPSITNRALAGVSLITYGEHCSENWKTKVESMFAKISIPVSIEENITRVASDIVSCGPAFFSYLLQRFILAAVKETDIDQERATVMASEMIVGLGELLKQGHYTLPSLQEKVCVKGGITGEGIKVMEEELGDLFEHIFQATHTKFNEDIEKVNLQFYKH
- the rsfS gene encoding ribosome silencing factor, producing MSNQELLKIAVKAADDKRAEDILALNMQGISLIADYFIICHGNSDKQVQAIARGIKEKAEENGYNVRRMEGFDEATWILIDLGDVVAHVFHRDERSYYKLERLWGDAPLEDIRSELTT
- a CDS encoding ComE operon protein 2 yields the protein MERISWDQYFMAQSHLLALRSTCTRLTVGATIVRDKRIIAGGYNGSIAGGDHCIDKGCYVIDNHCVRTIHAEMNALLQCAKFGVPTAEAEIYVTHFPCLQCCKAIIQAGIKTVYYAEDYKNHPHAVELFQQANVNTEKVELKESVIDFRKISQ
- a CDS encoding helix-hairpin-helix domain-containing protein; this translates as MKDWMYEHKVYVIITVMIAFAAIFYFLEESKSSVSDVENIVPQEIKEEKDIPQVQEEIQEPEMIMVDVKGQVTMPGVYSTSQGERVIDVIHRAGGLTENADESQVNFAEHVQDAMVIYIPAKGEAGINVPAGTTVNPSNTGGGTGKEAKVNVNKADETQLQNLPGIGPSKAAAITEYRETSGPFKSVEDLKNISGIGDKTFEKLKDLITIQ
- a CDS encoding nicotinate-nucleotide adenylyltransferase: MPKVGILGGTFDPPHYGHLLIANEVLSKLNLDEVWFMPNQEPPHKKKSESVENQERLQMLELSIKGNEAFKIEKIEFERSGPSFTVDTMRILNEMYPNHQFYFIIGADMIEYLPKWHKIDELIELVQFVGVERPEYSSKTDYPITYVDVPAIDVSSSMIRKRVQQGMTVRYLLPDSVIDFIRENHLYGT
- the yqeK gene encoding bis(5'-nucleosyl)-tetraphosphatase (symmetrical) YqeK, producing the protein MEREEALKIVKDQLTDHRYQHTLGVMETAIALAEQYGADEKKAEMAAIFHDYAKFRPKDEMKQIILSQKFPQDLLHYHAELWHAPAGAYLVEKEAGIKDKEVLDAIRYHTSGRPGMTLLEKVIYLADYIEPGRHFPGVDEVRALAKENLDTALIQAVKNTILFLMRKNQPVYPESFQTYNDLVMKRRID
- the rpsT gene encoding 30S ribosomal protein S20, with the translated sequence MPNIKSAIKRVKTSEARNAQNTTAKSAMRTAVKKVEAAVTLNDAPAAKEAFSTAASKLDKAAAKGLIHKNAAARKKSRLAKKANTL
- a CDS encoding class I SAM-dependent methyltransferase, giving the protein MSYEQFAYLYDELMQDAPYDEWVRFVKEKVNKYQVNGNHLLDLACGTGELSVRFAQEGFSVTGVDLSADMLSVAQAKAQEEGLNIPFFEQDMAYLEGHEEFNIIGIFCDSLNYLKSDEDVIHTFSSAFSHLKNSGIFFFDVHSTYKISELFINQTFTLADDHLSYIWNSFAGEFPNSVEHELSFFILDEQSGKYDRFDELHYQRTYPVQQYSEWLKEAGFEILEICADFENIEPQDHSERIFFIARKKPSY